The following DNA comes from Pirellulales bacterium.
GGCCGGTTTGAAATGCGTGCAGGGGAAGCCGATCGTCAACTCGATCAGCCTCAAGGAAGGGGAAGAAAAGTTCCTCGAGCAGGCGAACCTGGTGCGCCGCTATGGCGCCGCGGTCGTGGTGATGGCCTTCGACGAGGTCGGTCAGGCCACCACGGTCGAGGACAAGGTCCGCATCTGCCGCCGCGCCTATGAGTTGCTCACGAAAAAGGTGGGCCTCGATCCGACCGATATCATCTTCGACCCCAACATCCTCACCGTGGCCACCGGGATCGAAGAGCACAACGATTACGCCCTGAACTTCATCGAGGCGACGCGCGAGATCAAGCGGGTATGCCCCGGCGCGAAGATCTCCGGCGGCATCAGCAATATCTCGTTCTCGTTCCGCGGCAACGACGTGGTGCGCGAGGCGATGCATGCGGCATTCCTGTACCACGCGATTCGCGCGGGGCTCGATATGGGCATCGTCAACGCGGGGCAGTTGGCGGTGTATGAAGAGATTCCGCCCGAGTTGCTCGAGCGCGTCGAGGACGTGCTGCTCAATCGCCGGCCCGACGCGACGGAGCGCCTCGTCGACTTTGCCGAGACGATCAAGGAGCAGGGAGGCAGCAAGACGGCCGAACTTGAGTGGCGGCAGGCGCCGCTCGAAGAGCGTCTTTCGCACGCGCTGGTAAAGGGGAACGCGGACTACATCGAAGGGGACGTGGAAGAGGCGCGGCAGAAGTATCCCAGTTGCTTGTCGATCATCGAGGGTCCCTTGATGGACGGCATGACGATCGTCGGCGACCTGTTCGGCGCCGGCAAGATGTTCCTGCCGCAGGTGGTCAAAAGCGCGCGCGTGATGAAGAAGGCGGTGGCCTATCTGCTCCCCTTCATGGAAGAGGAAAAGAAGCGGGCCGCCACGGCGAGCTCATCGCGCGGCAAGATCGTCATGGCCACCGTGAAGGGAGACGTCCACGACATCGGCAAGAACATCGTCGGCGTCGTGCTGGGCTGCAACAGTTACGAGGTGATCGATCTGGGCGTAATGGTCCCCTGCGAGAAGATCTTGCAGGCGGCTGTGGAAGCCGGGGCCGACCTGATCGGGCTGAGCGGGCTGATTACGCCCAGTCTCGACGAAATGGTTCACGTCGCGCGCGAGATGCAGCGACTCGAAATGAAGACGCCCCTGTTGATCGGGGGCGCAACGACGAGCGCCCGGCACACGGCGGTCAGGATCGCGCCGGTGTACCACCAGCCCACGGTCCACGTGCTCGATGCGTCGAAGTGCGTGGGCGTTGTCGAAAAGCTGCTCAATCCCCGGCTCAACGAAGAGTTCGTGCGCTCGAATCGCGACGTGCAGCGGCAACTGGTCGAGACGTATCAGCAGCGACAGCAGCGCAAGCTCGTGCCGTATGCCGAGGCCGTCGCGCGGCGCTTTGCCACCGACTGGGCCAGTGTGCGGATCGATCGGCCCGCGTTCCTCGGACGCCGCGTGCTCGACGACTATCCCCTCGATAAGCTCGTCGATTACATCGACTGGTCTCCCTTCTTTCAGGCTTGGGAACTGAAGGGGAAGTATCCGACCATCTTCCAGGACGAACATGTGGGCCCGGAAGCTCGCAAGCTGTACGACGACGCACGCCGCATGCTCGACGAGATCGTTGCGAAGCGGTTGTTGCAGGCTCGTGGCGTATACGGTTTTTGGCCGGCGGCGGCCGTGGGAGACGACCTCGACGTCTTCGCCGACGAGTCGCGTGGCACGCCGCACACGCGGTTCCACACGCTGCGCCAGCAGTGGGAGCGCAAGGGGACGAACCACTTTTACTCGCTGGCAGACTTCATCGCCCCGCGCGACAGCGGCCGCGAGGATTACCTGGGGGCGTTTGCCGTCACGACCGGGCATGGACTGGACGAAATCGTCCGCCGCTACGAGGCCGACCACGACGACTATCACGCGATCATGGCGAAAGCCCTGGCCGACCGTCTGGCCGAGGCGTTCGCCGAATCGTTGCACGCCACGGCGCGGCTCGATTGGGGCTATGGTCGCGACGAGCATCTGACGAACGACGATTTGATCGCCGAGCGCTATCGCGGCATTCGACCGGCGCCCGGCTATCCGGCCTGCCCCGATCACACGGAGAAGCGCACCCTCTTCGACCTGCTGGGCGCGGAGGAAGCGACCGGCATCACGCTGACCGAGAACTTTGCCATGTGGCCGACGGCGGCCGTCAGCGGACTCTACTTTGCCCACCCTGAGGCCCGTTATTTCTCCGTCGATTCGCTGACGCTGGACCAGGTCGAACGCTACGCGGCACGCAAGGGGCTGAAGCGATCGGAAGTCGAACGCTGGCTCTCGAGCAACTTGGGCTACGAACCGACGAATTAGTTTCCACGCAGCGCCGCGCGGGCTTCTTCGACCACGCGTTCGGCCGTGATGCCGAACTTCTGGAAGAGCTCTTCCGCGGGGGCCGAGGCGCCGAAGTGGTTCAAGCCCACGAAGCGGCCACCGTCGCCCAGGTAGCGTTCCCAGCCTTGCTTGATCGCGGCCTCGACCGCCACGCGAGCGCGCACGTTCGAAGGGAGTACCTTTTCGCGGTAGGCGTGGTCTTGCGCCTCGAACAGCTCGAACGAGGGCATGCTCACGACGCGCGCCGCCACGCCATCGGCGTTCAACTTCTCCCAGGCGGCCACCGCCACCGAGAGCTCGCTCCCCGAGGCCAGCAAGATCACCTCGGGCGATCCCTTCTTCGCTTCGCCCAGGATATAGCCCCCTTGCTTCACGCCGTCGGCCGAAGCGAACTTCGTGCGGTCGAGCGTGGGCAGGTCCTGTCGAGTCAGGATGAGCGAAACGGGCTGATCGCGCAGCGGCATGATCGCACGATAGGCGGCTGCCACTTCGTTCGCGTCGCCGGGCCGGAACACGATCATGTTCGGAATCGCGCGGAGCGCGGCCAGGTGCTCGATCGGCTGATGCGTGGGGCCATCTTCTCCCACGCCGATCGAGTCGTGCGTGAAGACGTAGATCACCGGCAGGCCCATGATGGCGCTCAAGCGCATGCTGCCGCGGCAATAGTCGCTGAAGACGAGGAACGTCGAGCCGTAAGGACGCAGGCCGCACAGCGACATGCCGTTGAGCGTGCCGGCCATGCCGTGCTCGCGAATGCCGAAGTGGAAGTTGCGCCCGCCGTGCGTGCTGGCGGCAAAGCTGCCCGCCTCGGCAAACGTGAGATTCGTCTTCGTCGAGGGGGAAAGATCGGCCGAGCCCCCCAAGAGCCAGGGCACGCGCTGGGCGATGGCGTTGAGCACCTTGCCCCCCGAGTTGCGACTGGCCGTGCCTTTGGCATCGGCCGGGAACTCGGGAATGTCCTTGTCCCAACCGCTGGGCAACTCGCGAGCTTCCATCTGCTGCCACTCGCGTGCGAGATCTGGATACTTCTTCGCGTAGTCGGCGAAGAGCTTGTCCCACGCCGTGCGCAGCTTCGCGCCGCGCTCGCCGACACCGTTGCGGAAATCTTCACGCACCTCGTCGGGCACGAGGAACTTCGCCTCGGCCGGCCAGCCGTAGACTTCCT
Coding sequences within:
- the metH gene encoding methionine synthase gives rise to the protein MSVADRSETRHVLEQLLAERILVLDGAMGTKIQALKFTEADFRGSRFANHPRDLRGCNDLLVLTQPEAITAIHRQYFEAGADIVETNTFNSTSISMADYGLEPYIREINIAAAQCARRAADLLGNGDRPRFVAGSIGPTNRTASMSRDVNDPGAREVTYDDLVESYYEQISALVEGGVDILMPETVFDTLNLKACLFAIDRYFADHDLTLPVMISVTITDASGRTLSGQTLEAFWTTIAHARPFSVGLNCALGPSMMRPYIEELSRIAPVYVSCHPNAGLPNEFGGYDETPEQMATTLGEFAANGWLNIVGGCCGTTPEHIKTIAEAVAKRPPRVRPQIEPLTRLAGLEALVLRPDSNFTMIGERTNVTGSKRFARLILNGQFDEGLRVAREQVDGGANVVDVNMDEALLDGEAAMTRFLNLVAAEPDICRVPIMIDSSKWSVIEAGLKCVQGKPIVNSISLKEGEEKFLEQANLVRRYGAAVVVMAFDEVGQATTVEDKVRICRRAYELLTKKVGLDPTDIIFDPNILTVATGIEEHNDYALNFIEATREIKRVCPGAKISGGISNISFSFRGNDVVREAMHAAFLYHAIRAGLDMGIVNAGQLAVYEEIPPELLERVEDVLLNRRPDATERLVDFAETIKEQGGSKTAELEWRQAPLEERLSHALVKGNADYIEGDVEEARQKYPSCLSIIEGPLMDGMTIVGDLFGAGKMFLPQVVKSARVMKKAVAYLLPFMEEEKKRAATASSSRGKIVMATVKGDVHDIGKNIVGVVLGCNSYEVIDLGVMVPCEKILQAAVEAGADLIGLSGLITPSLDEMVHVAREMQRLEMKTPLLIGGATTSARHTAVRIAPVYHQPTVHVLDASKCVGVVEKLLNPRLNEEFVRSNRDVQRQLVETYQQRQQRKLVPYAEAVARRFATDWASVRIDRPAFLGRRVLDDYPLDKLVDYIDWSPFFQAWELKGKYPTIFQDEHVGPEARKLYDDARRMLDEIVAKRLLQARGVYGFWPAAAVGDDLDVFADESRGTPHTRFHTLRQQWERKGTNHFYSLADFIAPRDSGREDYLGAFAVTTGHGLDEIVRRYEADHDDYHAIMAKALADRLAEAFAESLHATARLDWGYGRDEHLTNDDLIAERYRGIRPAPGYPACPDHTEKRTLFDLLGAEEATGITLTENFAMWPTAAVSGLYFAHPEARYFSVDSLTLDQVERYAARKGLKRSEVERWLSSNLGYEPTN
- the tkt gene encoding transketolase, producing MATTSLNLEQLSINTIRTLAMDAVQQANSGHPGTPMALAPVAYTVWQKFLRYDPAAPHWPNRDRFVLSCGHASMLLYSILHLAGVRQIDHDGKLTDELAVPLEHIKRFRQWDSRCPGHPEWRHTTGVETTTGPLGQGVTNSVGMAIASRWLASYFNRPGYELFDFNTYVLCSDGDLMEGVSGEAASIAGHLQLSNLCWIYDNNHITIEGNTSLAFSEEVATRFEGYGWYVLRLDDANDTEALAKALRTFNESSSKPTMIVVRSHIAWGSPKKQDTHEAHGAPLGADEIRATKEVYGWPAEAKFLVPDEVREDFRNGVGERGAKLRTAWDKLFADYAKKYPDLAREWQQMEARELPSGWDKDIPEFPADAKGTASRNSGGKVLNAIAQRVPWLLGGSADLSPSTKTNLTFAEAGSFAASTHGGRNFHFGIREHGMAGTLNGMSLCGLRPYGSTFLVFSDYCRGSMRLSAIMGLPVIYVFTHDSIGVGEDGPTHQPIEHLAALRAIPNMIVFRPGDANEVAAAYRAIMPLRDQPVSLILTRQDLPTLDRTKFASADGVKQGGYILGEAKKGSPEVILLASGSELSVAVAAWEKLNADGVAARVVSMPSFELFEAQDHAYREKVLPSNVRARVAVEAAIKQGWERYLGDGGRFVGLNHFGASAPAEELFQKFGITAERVVEEARAALRGN